One Littorina saxatilis isolate snail1 linkage group LG1, US_GU_Lsax_2.0, whole genome shotgun sequence genomic window carries:
- the LOC138977648 gene encoding uncharacterized protein: protein METDDAGWTTQVVVATVVGLSAVVLLWLCDTSRQHIHLPVREIGVEPGKLYTFLSDPQNLNIIHPKTTAIVVDNVTEGEGGRRRTQFVWEEKVPFTVKSVATLTCDPSTRTVVIDITPAGNMFKVKLTWRCRRDSRDEATSNYSDSANIKEGHRSTESPRNGGDRPTDDMADDTKNITKDDHHTFIGDNNTSSVTSDQTTSGQGTSSTAVFENHVLVTGPRCIVVPIAHFTLKTVQEKLTYKLQQYFAEGMR from the exons ATGGAGACGGATGACGCAGGATGGACGACGCAAGTCGTTGTAGCGACTGTGGTAGGCTTGTCGGCAGTGGTGCTGTTGTGGCTGTGTGATACAAGTCGTCAACACATACACCTGCCAGTTCGCGAGATAGGCGTGGAGCCAGGGAAGCTGTACACTTTTCTGAGTGATCCCCAGAACCTCAACATCATTCATCCTAAAAC GACGGCGATTGTGGTGGATAATGTGacggagggggagggagggaggagaagGACCCAGTTCGTGTGGGAAGAGAAGGTGCCCTTCACGGTAAAGTCTGTGGCGACCTTGACCTGTGACCCCTCTACTCGCACCGTCGTCATTGACATCACACCGGCGGGCAACATGTTTAAAG TCAAGCTTACATGGCGCTGTAGAAGAGATTCACGAGATGAAGCAACGAGCAATTACAGCGACTCAGCAAACATAAAAGAAGGTCACAGATCCACAGAATCTCCACGGAATGGTGGTGACCGTCCCACAGACGACATGGCAGACGATACCAAAAACATCACCAAGGACGACCACCACACCTTCATTGGAGACAACAACACTTCCTCTGTAACGAGCGACCAGACGACTTCCGGTCAAGGGACGTCATCCACGGCCGTTTTCGAAAACCATGTGCTCGTCACGGGACCTCGATGCATCGTTGTGCCTATTGCTCATTTCACCTTGAAAACAGTGCAGGAGAAATTAACGTACAAACTTCAGCAGTATTTTGCAGAGGGGATGCGGTGA